The Ananas comosus cultivar F153 unplaced genomic scaffold, ASM154086v1, whole genome shotgun sequence DNA segment GAGCTAATCAGAAGATATAAAATGGTTATACTAAtatgagaaaaattaaattatgtcaACACATGTGAATGTTTAGAAGCAAAAAACTTGTAGGAACcaatctgcaaaatcaaaatagtgcagGGACTATCGCATATGTTTTTATCTTTAGCGTAGTCAAGTCAATCCGACAGGCACCCTTCAATGAATCAAATTAAGCACGGCAAAGACTCAGGTCATCTTAACTTTAGTATTTTTccattttatttacaaaatttaaaacgtGCATAAAAATAAGAGTCATCTTACTAAATTCACGACGTTCATAACATAGATGGACTGTGTGATTCAAGTATCTGATGAGATTTACGATGAATCATGCACTATCTACTTCTTTTACTACTGAAAAAACGGATCCTTCTTTAGAAATTCGTAAAGCATATGTTAGCGTAGCATTATTCAAAGAGTCTACGATTAAGTGCGTGTTAGTTTTGCCGAAAGTGAAGTTACGATTGAAATAGATGTTTAGTTGAACTAGAGTATATATGTTCAAGTGAAAAGTATTTCTTTCCTATTATTTGCTTTCATTAGTGTGGAACTGAAGTTTATGCAGTTTTATCGGTTATTTGCCAGAAAATCAACGATGTAAAAGctgaaattcttaattttttgtatttgtctCACCATAAACTGTTTAATTCCCATATGTTAATATTAAAGGGGTGAAAACTAGTTTCcccaaattaatattttattgattttttttcttactctcTTTTTCCTAAATTTCACTTCGGTTCGCGATAGGCTGAAGtcgattatattattttagagaGTTTGAGTTACAATCGAATTCATTCTTCCTTCCTCTCCACCTCCGTGATACAAACaccaattattttatttctttgttaTAAAAGTTTGGTACTTTGGGGAATTAGAAAAGGAAGATAATGGGGATCATAAATCCATTTCAACTTTCGGACACTTGAAAATAGCTGcctaaattttaagaattttatatttatcactaaatcattatattttttttgcaattaagcaCGTTAGCATATATATTCTATCAATTTAAAGTGACTAATATTAGTcggattgtaaaaaaaataataaagaatacgTGACAGCTATATATGTAAGTCTCTATTGTGGATAAAATTGATCACAACCATCACATTTAATTTTTAGTGCTCAAATGcttaacaatattttttaattacaaaaccAAATTTGAGAACTAAATGGTCCTCTCATACTGCTgatgtattatttattacttcttgattatttcttaataatttgcaaattattatataaatattacctAACTAACTGGCTCGTCTTGTAAATATTCTACTATCGAAGGTTtcgacaataaaaaaaaaatccaaagttCAAAACAATTTGGACTAAAATGATATGTAATCAAACTTCAGaggctaaaaatttaattcagcGCTTGTTACTATGAAATTCCATATTCAAATATGTTCAGATACACAAACTTTAGCCAttttacaaaacagtcccttgaacttttaatttttgcaaTCACATACCCTTTATAATTTTATCGAAAGTTCCAACGCACTCATACTCTTTTGAATACGTTATACATTACTTATCTTTAGAAGcctaattaacatattttatgcaatttatatTACTGCAAATTCataataaacttaaattttatactgaAAAAACTGTAANttttaatttattgttcgttggccagctcgtgagccagctcgtgttcgactcgttaattaacgagccgaacacgagctgaattttttggctcgatattttaacgagccagctcatgtttggctcgtttaataaacgagccgaacacgagccaaccccagctcgctcatgtttggttcgtttacacccctaattCCATATTCAAATGTGTTTCAGATACATAAACTTTAGCCCttttacaaaacagtccctTGAACTTTCAATTTTCTCCATCATATaccttttataattttatggaAAGTTCCACTGCGCTCGTACCCTTTTGAATACATTACTTACCTTTACAAACctaattagcatattttatgtaattcatATTGCTGCAAAttcataattaacttaaattttatactgaAAAAATCGTAAAGTGACTTAAatcaacaaattgaaagatcgcatactaaatcaaaattttgataagttaggtattcaaaatttaaatgggatatagttcaggtaagttttataattttttatctttattttgcttttatgaaaataatttaaaagttgaatatgATACTTCgtgttttaaacattttttcaCAATATTTCTTATACACACTTCTTGATCGACCAAATGATAAAATGCCccgaacaaattatttttacaccCAACAAGGTTTGTACGTTAAATGTATTCGTGAGTTTCGAAAAtactattataaaataaaaaaaagctcaaaacaGCAAGTCCACTACGTACGTACTCACCAATATGGGAAACTTCTATAAAGCACCCTATAGTATAGCATATTTGTAACTCACTACCGCATATATAGTTTGTATAATGTAGCATTAATTCTTTTCCTTAAGATGGTATTAAAAAGGTGGCAGAACTTTGCATTTTACCACACTATAGTTTACTATTAAAAGCAAGTCCCCGTGggaacaaaaattaaaacaaccCACAAATAGGGTGCTGCTTAATTTTAGAACTATAgcatgaaacaaaaaatattctaCACTAGAGGGGACCATATATTTTTAGGTTTGCCCtcttaaatattcaaaaaacttGAAATACTATGTAATTTATTTCTCATAATTAATGCTATTATTACAACAAAATACTCAACAGAAGTGAAATACTAAAAAAGCCATGCAACCGCCTTGCATTAATAATGAAGATGCTACTCTTCCAACCACTTCATATCCGATGCCTTTGTCTTAATTTACGCAAAGTTACTTTAGTTACAGTACAAAGCTTGTCACATACAATATCAATCATAGAGAAATAAGCCTTCCTCCAAGCATTATTGAGCAACAAAACACCATAAAAGACTGCAAAACCAAATAGATATCCCAGTACAACACTAAAGTATATCCATAGCCACTCAAACTTTTCTTTAGGCTCTTTATTAtccatataatttatttcatttgcgGAACAATTTCTCGCACTTGGTGGCCCACAGAGATACGGATTGCCGATGTAAATGGATGGATCCTCGAGGGTCTGCAACTGATTTCCTGTTGGAATTACTCCCGAGAGATTATTATACGACAAATTTAAGTGGCTAAGAAAAGTCAGTGCCGAAAGACTTTGAGGAATATCACCGGAAAGCTTATTCATTGCAAGGTCTAGAGATTCCAGTGATTGCATTTCACCGATTTTTTCTGGAATATgtccaatcaaattatttctagataaatttaaatattgtagTGTCTGTAGATCAGTAATCTCATCCGGGATCTCTCCACTTAGATTGTTGGCCGAAAGGTCTATGCTCTCAACTAGATAGAGTATCTTCAAAATCGTAAGTTCTTGTCCCTTAACATCCATGGACAGACTAATAATATAACCTTTGAAACTCATATTATCAATTCTATCTATTCTTCCTTCTTTCAAAGCCCTCCAACTGAAATTGCCAAAGGATCGTGGTATTTGCCCTGATAGTTTATTGCTAGAAAGATCCAAAATTTGGAGATAGCCAAGTTGTGCTAATTGCTGTGGAATACTACCAGAAAACATATTTGAGCGTAAATCGAGAATTGTCAGATGAGTTAAACTTTCTCCGATCCATAATGGTATTGCTCCAAAAAACTTATTATATCCAAGATCAAGGATAACTAAACCCTTGCAATTTTGCAAAGAAGGAAATTCTCCAGTTAAGCCATTACTACTAAATTTCAATAGAGAAACATATTTTGATGAGCAAATGGAGACAGAGATCCCCCCAAGAAGATTATTCTTTGACATGTCTATAATAGTAAGATACTCTTGTGACTTCCCAATACATTCAGGAATTTCTCCAGACAAGTTGTTGTTTGATAAATCAAGAACTTCCAAAAAAGTTGACTCGCATAGAGCAGATGGTATACTACCACCAATGTCATTATTTGACAAGAATAAGGAATGCAACTGTGGCAATACAACATTTGGAACTACTCCAGTGAAAAAATTATCGGAGAGATCAATCATTTCAATATTATGTGGCAGAGATGGTAGCTGGCCTTCAAAttggtttgagctcaaattcAAGTACCATAGCACGGTAGAGCCCATAAATACAACGTTCGGAAGTACTCCAGTGAAAAAATTATTGGAGAGATCGATGAATTGAAGATTACGTGGTAAAGATGGTAGTGGACCTTCAAATTGATTTGAGCTCAATCTCAAGTCCCTTAGCATGGTAGAGCCCAGTAATAATGGCAATCTCCCTTTGATTTGGTTTTCGGAAAgatctaaataataaataaaatttgacatATTCCAAAACCAGCTGGGAGGTGTATCCGCAATTATGTTTTTCGATAAATCCAGCCATTTAATTTGCGACTGACTCTTGAGCCATACTGGAAAATTGGGACCCAATTGGCAGGAGGctagtaaaatatatttaagtTGAAAAGAAGGAACCCAATCGTCACAAACTCGCATAGTAAGAGAGTTGAATGAAAGGTCTAAGTATTGTATTTTTCTTAGGTAAGAAAGTTCGATATCAGATACGACACCATCCAATGAATTATTATATAGATCTAGAGATATTAAATTAGGAAGTTTCCAAACTCCTGCAGGAATTGAACAAGTGAACAAGTTTGATCGGAGATATATGTCTGTTAGACTATCCATTTGTTCAAGCCATCCTGATAAATTCCCCCTTAAGTTATTGCCGACGAGATACAAAGACTGTAAATTGTTGCGCACACATCGTGGTAGCATCTCTACCCATTTCATGATTTCCCCGCCAAAGCCGATACTTGACAAATCTAATGAAGTCAAGTTGCATAAATATCTTAATGCTCTTGTTTCATTcctttaaaataattatctCCTAAGTAGAGCACATCAAGACCGCTCAAACGTAGAAACTCATCAGAAATAACACCATGAAACTCATTAGAGCTTAAGTCAAGATAAGTGATGCTTGTAAGATTCCCAAGCCATGTGGGTAAGGTGGAGTTTACGAAGTTAGCTCCAAGATCAAGCACATCGAGAGCTGTAAGGTTGAAATGTGACAGAGATGTAGAAATGCCAGGAAGTGAACAGTCAGCAAAATGTAGCACTTTCAATGAAGGAAGCATATTTACAGCATGCAACCAACCTGTAGAAGTACTCATATTCACACCGCTCAAATCAAGATATTTTAAGGAAGATAAACGAGTTAGCCACAAAATGTCATCTACTCTAAGAGTGATGTCGGAAAAAGTGGAGTCAAAACTTAAATCAAGATAGCGAAGTTTTGAGAGATTTCCAATTTGAGAGGGTATTGTTCCACCGAAATTTAAATAAGAGAGGTTGAGATATCTCAAGTTTTTGAATGAACCCAAGTATGGTGGGATGCTGTTTTCGCTGAAATTGTTCATGCTGAGATCTAAGTGCTCTAAATTGCTTAAAAGAAGTAAAGATGGATTGATCTCACCGCTCAAACATGGGCATTCCTCGACGAATATATCATACGAATTTCTGTTTCTGAGGTTGAGTTTCACAATATGGCCTGTGGTATTGCTGCAGACGACTCCCCTCCATTTACAGCAATCTTCGCCTTCCCACGAAGACAAGAAATTCTGAGGATCGACCATGCCGGACTTAAATGTGAGGAGTGCGTTCCTCTCTACCTCCATGCAACCACTCGCCACAACAACGTCGATGGTTAAAATCCACAGCAAGGAGGAAAGAATAAGAGTAGCCATGAGATAGGTTGCGGACATGCACATTTAAACTAATATTAGAGTATTTATAGAGAAGGGTGGGGCACAAACTTTGGAATTTGGATATCCTTGAACCCCATTTGAGGCTTACttagaatgtaattaatttggTCCAATCCCTTGAAAGTTTGCTTTATGGGTGTGTTTAGTTCGCCCCCTTTTTCACCATgtaatcggaatcggaatagacGAATATATTTGTCCATATTTGGTATGCGGgattaaatttcacttttttaagtttatttgttaattaaaatataagtttaagagTAAGCAttacatttataaatttaaattttaatttgaacttaaattaaaaattaagactcaatcaagcattttgaatctaatttataaatttgaatttaagtttaatttaaagtctaaaattttattcaaattttatttaaaatttaaattaaatttacggattcaattgaaatttaaattatgattttaattttgaatttgattacttttatattttgaattatcaattcaatttcaaagtttattttttaataaaaaaaatatatttaaaatttgatattatttttaaattttgacctaaatttttaatatttaatttttagtttgaatttaagctaatatattataaagataaaaNCATATATAGTTCATGATTGATGATAAATctagttaaaatattaaatatatgattaatacagtaaaatttaattagtaagtaataattataaattcaagtGAAAACTACAAACCTCTCTAAACCATTGAGCATTTTGAGATTCATACCtaaggttttaaaattttgattttattatctaactccatatttttgatgatttcaagaaaaaaaagaaagaatactaTAATTGAGTACTCTACAGTAAAAGAGGATTAGAGAATATTCCCAAAAACTAAGAATATTCtgttatactataaaaattctCAGCAGAACAAATCAAagttactattagatttagtataaatttaaattacatacattttaaaattagatagcTTAAATAAAAATGTCCAAAGTTTAAGTCTTTTTAAGGAAGGGTCAATGATGGAAATTTGTACGACCAACGAATAATGATTCCAGTTTTTCTTTCTCCCATTAAAATCATGATAGGGATTCATATGAcctaaaaaaaatcttaaagtgcctttaaaaaaatttaaaaatggcaaaattacactttttgtttctcaaattatgatGTGCGTGGCATTTTggttctcaaaatttaatttaatatagttTCTGGCTCAAActctataaattaataaaatcaagcCCCACCGCCTAATTTAACGGACTAAATATTGACGTATCGCCAATATGAAAGTTATATGGTATCTTAATTATTGTTCTATCATTAATCACAACACCGTCACGTTAATTATACATTAGCAATACATTATTaatatttcatcaattaaaTTGGGCTATAGGACTAAATTACAACAACTTAGAGAGTTTGAATGAGAAATtggaattaattaaagtttaataacAAAACTCTAACGccttaaagtttgaggaccaaaaatacAATTTAGCATTTTTTAGGGCACTTTCTGAAGACTATTTTCCTGGTCATATGAATCCCTATCATGATTTTaataggagaaagaaaaaaaccctagaaatattGTTTGTTGGTCATACAAATTCCTATCATTGAGTCTTCCTTAAAAGGACAGGTATTTAAGGGATGAAAACAGATCAGATACGGTCAGATATTCAACGAAACTGtatctgcatttttttttattttttaatatgagCTCGGATGTGTATATATTTCAAATGctaaatttttcttattatttggatatgatcaaatatttcataggattcgaatatggatcTGATTTGCGTTCGGGTATTATTTTAATCAGAATCAGCACATTATTATTGTTtggtttagaaaaatttaattgtccaaaaatattatttaaaatagaattcacaatttaaaatataaaattagattacacactcaaaaatagaaattttaaaatttgaattttaattcattaattgtatttgaaatttaattcgCAATTTAAGTGTAATTTTGttagttcaaatttgaattcaaaatgatgcatttaattcacaatttaaataatctcaaaattaaaattttaaaaaactaaattttaattataggttaaaaccaaaaattaaaactatacctaaatttaaaaatcaaacttataattatatttagaaaCAAACTACACCCCTGACCTGTGGAGCTAGTCCCATACCATGTAAATTGTGAACTACATCACACTCTTTGTTATTcacctacaaaatttaattattaatagtattctagcctagttctaataaaaaatatacatattaattgTTCATTATTCATATTTGTATTCAATTTTTTGGATATCCgaacaattttaaattctttgaaaCTATATCAGCATTCGTATTCGACTTGATCcgaatattattaaatatgtaTGTGATAAGGCCGGATATTATCTCATCCATTTTCGACGCTAGAGATGCAAACGGAGCAGATCTAGAGGCAGAAAGAGTCCCCACGTCCCGCTCTACTTCTTGTCAAGTCGAGGTCGATTTGAAGCGGTTTAACTTTAATCCTATTTTGGCGCCCACATACCGTTCCATTCGGGGCGAATCAGGACGGAAACGAACTTTTGGTGGATTTTACTTTTCACTTGTCTATTGGTCTTTTTTGATCCCGCAAATTCCAACACGAGGCAAGACGAAAGAGTATACTCCACTACTAGTCCCAAAAGAGACAAAAGAAGAAAGGATATATTGCACTACTAGtccttcaatttttaaattcgacTTTCAGAACTCTGAACTTTCAACGATATTTCATTTTCAATTCTGAACTTTCAGCAATGTTTTATTTCAGATCTCTTTCTCAGAATAAAACTTATTGGTTGTACCAATAGGCAATAGGCATCATAGACACGGACACGGACACGAAGTATGAAACACAGCACTACTTGGGCACCATGACTAAACAGctccaaaaaattaaaacacagACACGAGATAGACAccactattattaatataataatatatatttattatatagaaaatattaactttgttaaaatattattatatttctgaataaaagttaataaaattctcattaatatttgagaaaaaaaattctcctttatacataatttatttatattgtccacaaaaatttatatgcattcatcaaaaCGCCAAAATATCCCTAAACTTCCAATAACATTTTGGTTTAGGTCTCCTactagaataaaattttttgtttgtacCTGCTTCATCTATGGCTATGTTTGTTTCGTCAAAAGTAGAGAAATATCCATTTTCACTGCTTCGTTTACTGCTACTTCACCTTCTGTCGAAACTCAAACTCTCCAAAAATAGCATAATTACTTCGTCCCACCTCAAGCCTAAGTTAATtacgaaaaacaaaaagagtaagaaaaggaataaaaaaatattaatttaactcTCACACCTCTAACATATATGTCAGTAACTTCCTGCTATAGGAATAACCAAAATGGGAGAACTCCAGTTACACAACTATACAATTAAACaccagaaaaaaataataacattttTTACCGGAACTATAATTCATCCGTAAGTTTACCTAAATCTGAACTTCACTTTTGGTGAAACAAGGAAGCCCTATATGCCTAGACGCCACGActctgtgacatcccaatagtcccatattgaATAAGAATAAGATTGTGACTGTACATATAGGACATCATGaagattaataataataataattagatttaagtACTTTAAGCAGATAGTTTGagtctaataaattattattgctagcaagTCGTGTCTACGTTGTGTACTTCATCGATTTTatacttcaaattttataaaaccaaacaactttatcaaacttaaaagtttaaggaccataacaaaatttgaatccaagtTCCCTGAAAAATAAGTATAACAATTAACAAAGTAGAATCAAGGTAATTTTGTCACCCACGCTCATTATATGCGAAAGGAAATATAATTCATGAGTTTTAAGAACTAAAGTAGGATCGAACTAGAGATTGAATACaagttctctttttattatccattttactaattttttcgttaaatcagtgacaaagttaaaactaaatgatactaaagtgaatattcgataaacctagatagggtatctgaagttttttgtttataatttaacgaaatattaatggaggaaaaaaaaatcagcaacaaagttaaaactaaagggtactaaagtaaatattcgataaacctaagtagGGTATcagaagttttttgtatataatttaacgaaatattaacagaggagccgacgaaaaatgaaaaatgaaaccacagagtactaaattgatgaactttaaaccacatgatactaaagtgagaaagtgtaaaaccacagagtactaaattaatacactttaaatcaagGGTATTAAaaatgcgaaactacaggggtggtatttgaagttttcccaaaaaagaaaaagaaaaagaaaagtagaaaCTTCCAATAGCTCCCATGCAATTCAGCAAACTTTTACTTTGTTGTCTAGTGGTTTAAGAAATTAACGCGTAATTTGCTCTCctgtactttttttaaaaaatgtttatCTATTGTAAGGACCTGCAGTTAAATAGGATAACAAAATGGTATAATTTACAAATGATAAGGTAATAATAtaatgagtccggctactatacttttattagTACAGAGcctattgtactcataaatttttggccattagatctaccctttaatcattttcaaccgttagattatactattcaacc contains these protein-coding regions:
- the LOC109706082 gene encoding leucine-rich repeat receptor protein kinase MSP1-like — protein: MATLILSSLLWILTIDVVVASGCMEVERNALLTFKSGMVDPQNFLSSWEGEDCCKWRGVVCSNTTGHIVKLNLRNRNSYDIFVEECPCLSGEINPSLLLLSNLEHLDLSMNNFSENSIPPYLGSFKNLRYLNLSYLNFGGTIPSQIGNLSKLRYLDLSFDSTFSDITLRVDDILWLTRLSSLKYLDLSGVNMSTSTGWLHAVNMLPSLKVLHFADCSLPGISTSLSHFNLTALDVLDLGANFVNSTLPTWLGNLTSITYLDLSSNEFHGVISDEFLRLSDLSSIGFGGEIMKWVEMLPRCVRNNLQSLYLVGNNLRGNLSGWLEQMDSLTDIYLRSNLFTCSIPAGVWKLPNLISLDLYNNSLDGVVSDIELSYLRKIQYLDLSFNSLTMRVCDDWVPSFQLKYILLASCQLGPNFPVWLKSQSQIKWLDLSKNIIADTPPSWFWNMSNFIYYLDLSENQIKGRLPLLLGSTMLRDLRLSSNQFEGPLPSLPRNLQFIDLSNNFFTGVLPNVVFMGSTVLWYLNLSSNQFEGQLPSLPHNIEMIDLSDNFFTGVVPNVVLPQLHSLFLSNNDIGGSIPSALCESTFLEVLDLSNNNLSGEIPECIGKSQEYLTIIDMSKNNLLGGISVSICSSKYVSLLKFSSNGLTGEFPSLQNCKGLVILDLGYNKFFGAIPLWIGESLTHLTILDLRSNMFSGSIPQQLAQLGYLQILDLSSNKLSGQIPRSFGNFSWRALKEGRIDRIDNMSFKGYIISLSMDVKGQELTILKILYLVESIDLSANNLSGEIPDEITDLQTLQYLNLSRNNLIGHIPEKIGEMQSLESLDLAMNKLSGDIPQSLSALTFLSHLNLSYNNLSGVIPTGNQLQTLEDPSIYIGNPYLCGPPSARNCSANEINYMDNKEPKEKFEWLWIYFSVVLGYLFGFAVFYGVLLLNNAWRKAYFSMIDIVCDKLCTVTKVTLRKLRQRHRI